The segment acataattttttttttaatttggaaacaaCACGGCCTATCTATTATTTTGCCAAATTTGgacattgaaggaaaaaaaatcccattaacTATCAAAACCAGgtctttaaaaaagatatatatatttttaataccaaGAAAGCAAGAAGTACATCGTttcagcaaaaaacaaacaaacaaaaaaaacaaaaccaaaaacacaaacaaccaaaaaccccacaaaaacccACTCCCTCTCCCCATGGGAAAAAAGACAGGTGGCAACCTCACATGATTATTAGTATTTTCTTTGTAGATAGTCCTTAATTTCATCAGACTGATCCCTGTGTATAGTCCAGTCCTTGGGTCGTACTAACATTATTTTCACTACCCCTCAATAGCTGTCAAGTGGGGCTTACTctgcccactttacagatggggaaacagaggttCAAAGAGCAAGTGCAAGATCAGGGAGACAGTAAGTAGTAGCGAGTTTTCTGGATGCCAATTTAGACCACCTTGGCAGAACCTAAACCAAAAGCTATTTCACAGCGGGGAAGAAATGACCTGCACTGGCCCCCCTGGTACGCCCCCTCGTGTTCTCAGTGAGTCTGGACTTGGATGCTTTGTCCTTTAACACACTACACGCTCATGATGTATCCACTTCATGCCAGGCACCGGGAAAGTGTAGGAAGACAAACCACACGTCCCCAGCCTCCTTCTCTCCTGTTCCCATACTCACCCTGGGTCCTGCTCTCCAGGCCTAACTCCTAATGCACTGGCGGCCAACGAATCCCCACCGCGGAAGTGGCTGTTAACAGTTTTGCGGGGGGGTTCCCTCTCCCAGAGCTGTTGGCGGTTTCCTAGGAGCCTCTGGGAACTTTCAATGCCTCCAAGACCCAAAGGACTGGAAGTGTAATGGTGCAACTCGAGGCACTGGGATAGGCTTTACCTGAGTTAACCTGGGAGCCAGGGGTCAGTTCAAATTCTTATCAACTAATACCCTGCTCGGACCCTCCCCCGTTCCCATGGGCTTTGCGTGGGCCCCACAAACCCACAGCTCGGGCTGGGAAAACGGGGTCCCCCAAATTAGAAGGCCTTACTGTGAAGGAGGCTTACTGCTAGGGCTTGGGGACTCCCCCGGACCGTGCCTACCCCGCTCCCTGACTGGACTGCCAGAACACAGAGCTCCCCTTTCCTGTTCCGCTCCGCTCTGCCCCGCACGCCGGCTGCAGGAACGCGCCTCCGTCGGGCCGCGCCGGTGCACGAGAGCTCGCGCCTCGGCGCGGGAGCGCGCCCCGGGGAGAACCCGAGCAAGATGGAGGCCGCGCAGAGGCCGCCGCCTGGGCCCGGCAAGCCGCCTCTGGGAGCGCAGAGCCGCGGCGCCTAGGCCGTGCCAGTCCCGGACTCACCGCTCCGGACCGGGCCCAGGTTGGTCTCCCCGCACCCCCTCCCCGCGGCCGCAGCCTCCGCGCGCGTCCGGCCTGGGCGCGGGGtagccgccccccaccccccactcccggCCCTACTGGGGCCCGGCCGCTCCCCCGCGCCCCGGCGACGGCCCCCTGCCCCTTGCCCACTAACTCGCGGCCCGGGCTGCCCGCCGGCCCTGGTCCGTCGTCCCCTTGGCCTGGAAAACCTCTCTCCCTAGCCCTGGCGCGCCAAACCTAGGCTCCCCTCAGCCTCCATCCAGCCCTGTCTTCTGAGGGACCCTCCCAACCCCCCGCCCCGTGTTCAGACCCTGCAGTCCCGGTCCCCCGATGTTCCTCTAGCCTCATCCTGGTTCTTGCACTTCGCCCTCCCTGTCCCAGCCCCCATATCACCTTCCCAGTCCCCTAGTACTTGCCCCGTATATTCCCTTCTTACCCTCTCACGGAAGcgcccacctccctctccacagaCCCCTTTTAGATACCCAATACCAGACCTCCTTTTACCCCTAATACCAACCCCCAAATTCCCTTCCGACCTCCCTGTAAAACCCCTCAGCCAATTCTTCAGTACCGGACCACAGCCTCCATTCCATCTCCCCACGATCCCCTCTTACTCCGCCAATGCTAGTCCCCAAGCCCCCTCCCCAACTCCACCATAACCACTTTCTAGCACTCCCCCCAGCTCCCATATTCTCATTCCAGCCCCCTCATCCCAGCCCCCCAACTTTCACATGGCCTCTTCCTAGGTCCCCGAATTGGAGATCTTTGCCAGTCTCCCCCTACCCCGACACCTCCCCAGTACTCTCCTGACCCCCTCCTAGCTCCTCCAAACCAGCCCCCGGGTCCACTCAGCTCCGCCTCAGGCCCCGCCCTCGCGGGTACCTTGGCTCAGGGCCGCTTCTCGCGTGCGTCCCCAGCTCCCGCCCGGCAGCCCGGCGGTCGGTCCCGGGCCGGCGGCCTCcgccagccgccgccgccgccggccccgcccccgggcaCCATGCTGCCCTCGCAGGAGGCCTCCAAGCTCTACCACGAGCACTACATGCGGAACTCGCGGGCCATCGGCGTGCTATGGGCCATCTTCACCATCTGCTTCGCCATCATCAACGTGGTGGTCTTCATCCAGCCCTACTGGGTGGGCGACAGCGTGAGCACCCCTAAACCTGGCTACTTCGGCCTCTTCCACTACTGTGTGGGCAGCGGGCTGGCGGGCCGAGAGCTCACCTGCCGCGGCTCGTTCACCGACTTCAGCACCATCCCGTCCGGCGCCTTCAAGGCGGCCGCCTTCTTCGTGCTGCTCTCCATGGTGCTGATCCTCGGCTGCATCACCTGCTTTGCGCTTTTCTTCTTCTGCAACACGGCCACGGTCTACAAGATCTGCGCCTGGATGCAGCTCTTGGCAGgtaggggaggggcgggggcgggaccCCTAGAACAGACGCCGAGGACGGGGCTCTTTTCTTCCGAGACCCCTTTTTGAAGGAGTCAGAGATAGATTCTGCTCCTCTGTCTAAAGACACACCTCCTTCACTGACTCTCAGTAGCCCCAGGGGAGGGGATTCTATGAGAGAGACACGttggggcagagggcagaggcttAGAGCTAAGTCTATATAGGTTTGTGTGCTTGGATGTGGGAAGATTGCGTTTATTGATGTGTTAAGCATTTTGTCTGAGTTTCTGAGGGTCTCTGAGAGTCTCTTTTGGCTGTCTTAGGGGAAATAATTGTCTGAATGAGGAGTTACTCTATATGTGAGCGATTTCTGTTGCACTGAAAAAAAGCATGAGATGGGGAATCAAGAGCTCTGACTTTGACCTTTAACTTGCTTATGTTATCAACTTCGATGTTTCACTTTACTTCTCTGaggctctgttttctcatctgtaaaacagtggAGAAGATTCCAAATACTCatgaaaaagtattttataaactATGAAGTGCTGTGAAAAGATGAGGGGGGTTGGGGAAGGCTGTCTATTGTGTCTATCCAGTGTTTGAAATGTGGGTGGTTGACAACACCTGGAAACATGGGTCTCTGGAGGGCAAGTCTCCAGCACCCCCTACCCCAAAGGCAGAAAGGGTTCTGGTGCCATGCCTAGTGAGAATGAGTCTCTGGGGACTCTCTGAAATGTTTGGCTCAGACAGACACCTTGCTCTAAAGACCAGAGAAGGGCCTTTTGGGAGTAGGAACTGCTGAGACAGTTTTCCAGGATCCATTAGagaccccctccccccatccctgcctACCTTTCAATCGAAGACAGATTTTGAAGATTCAGCAGCTTGGGTATTTGCCTAATTGCAGGCAGGGAAGAGAGTTGGGCTGGGGAAAATGGGGCCAGGATATGGCAGGGATATGGAGAAGGAAGACAGATGAAGATTTGGTGAAGGAAAAAGCTTAGAGCATTCCAGGgttgagaaagaaaagggaaaatgtgaTGCTTATGCAGCTaagatggtttttaaaaataagtatctcAGGATATTCAACAAGTGTCAGCCCCTTCAAAAGAGACCTCCTGTAGAAGGTGTTCTGTCACTTGCTGATGATTCCACTGCTTAAAACACTGTAAGGAATTGTCTTTGGATTGTGAGGCATATGCTCTTGAACATTGTCATGGAGGGAAAACTACCATCTTTTCAAGGAGGTCTCTGGTTTTTGGAAATGGCCAAGTGTAGAAAACACAGGAGGTGATCAAATTGAGAATGGTCGCTGGAGATGAAGGTCAAGGTGTGAAAGCAAAATCAGGAGACTGGTTTGCTTGCCCAGGAGGACTGTTACAAATGCTTGGAGGAATTATGggctcattggaagaactaatcaAACTCTCAAAAGGACTGCCTTGCAGAAGTCAGCATTTATTCAGTATGGACACGCTGGTGGGCTTGTTTCAAGTCCATCTCACTACAATCAACTTAGATGGAGGTCTTTTAAGATTCtggagaaaatgagaaaggagaATTGTAGGATGTGTGTGGGGGTATCTGTCAATTCCCAGAAAGTGATTTCCATTCTACTCTTATAAGGTGAGCTAGAAACAATATAAACTCAGCTGGAACTCCCATTTTCTGAACCTTAATTTGTAGTCTGCAGATGGGTTGTTGACCTCTTGCTCTTCCAAATCTCTGT is part of the Bubalus kerabau isolate K-KA32 ecotype Philippines breed swamp buffalo chromosome 20, PCC_UOA_SB_1v2, whole genome shotgun sequence genome and harbors:
- the LHFPL4 gene encoding LHFPL tetraspan subfamily member 4 protein, translated to MLPSQEASKLYHEHYMRNSRAIGVLWAIFTICFAIINVVVFIQPYWVGDSVSTPKPGYFGLFHYCVGSGLAGRELTCRGSFTDFSTIPSGAFKAAAFFVLLSMVLILGCITCFALFFFCNTATVYKICAWMQLLAALCLVLGCMIFPDGWDAETIRDMCGAKTGKYSLGDCSVRWAYILAIIGILNALILSFLAFVLGNRQTDLLQEELKQENKDFVGSTVSSVLRPGGDVSGWGVLPCPVAHTQGP